Sequence from the Saccharopolyspora pogona genome:
TCCGTGGTGGGCGTAATTTTGCAACAGGCTCCTACCGAGGCGAACAGGCCGTTCGCTGCACACCGGTTGGCGAGGCAGAACCAGACCACTCCCGCAAGGGCGACCAACGGGACCGCCAGGCAGGACGAGTTCCCGGGAACGGCCTCCGCAGCACGAACCGCACTCACGGACTCCCACCGGGCGAAACGCCGGGCCACCCTGGCAGCCGGGATCGAGGTGGCTGGTTTGTAGGTGATCGACAACTCGGCGCTGGGCTTTATGTTTCGGCGGGGTTGGCGGGTAGGTTGAGCTCGCCGCGCCGATCGGGTCGCGCCGAGGGCGCCCGATTCGACGAGAACCGCTGGTCGCGGAGGCTTTCCGACAGGCCGGAAGCGGTCTCGTCGGGCGCGGCACGGGTCGCCGGTCCGGCAATGCCACCGACCGACCACGTTGTCGATCTACCGCTAGGGAGACGCTGTGTCCGCACCACGCCAAGCTGCGCCCGCCGCGAACCTGGCCAGGACTGTGGTCTTCGCCGCATTCATCGCCGTACTCGGGATCTTCCCCGGCTTCTACCTCGGCGGCGCGGCGGTACCGGTTGTGCTGCAGAACGCCGGACCGCTGCTGGCCGGCAGCATCCTGGGCGCCCGCCGAGGCAGTGCGGCCACGCTCCTGTTCCTCGCCCTGGTCGCGATCGGCCTCCCCCTGCTGTCCGGTGGCCGCGGCGGCATTGCGCCGTTCATCGGGCCCAGCGGTGGATTCGTGGTCGGCTGGGTGGCGGCGGCTGTCGTCGTCGGCCTGATCGTGCAGCGCAGCCTGCCCAAGCCCGGACTGTTCGTGCTGCTCGCGGCCAACGTCGCCGGTGTCGCCGTGGACTACCTGATCGGCATCCCGTACTGGGGCCTGGTCATCGGCGACCTGCGTACTGCCGCCCTGCAGTCGCTGGTGTTCCTCCCCGGCGACGCCGTGAAGCTCGTCGCCGTCTCGCTCGTCGCCATCGCGGTGCACCGCGCCGTCCCGGCAACCCTGACCGGCTCGGCGCGCCGCGCCACCGCCGAGGGCTGAGCGTGCTACCGATCCTCGGCCGCTCCCCCGCTTCGCGCGTCTCGCACGCCGGAACCGCGCTGGATCCCCAGGAGCTGCTCGCGCGGGCCACCCGCGCTGCGCAGCTCCTACCGCCCGGCTCCCGGGTCGCCTTCGACGGCGGCAACGCGCTGACGCGCTTGATCCACTTCCTGGGCGCGGATCTCGCGGGCTGCGCGACCCTGCTCCTCGAACCCGCCTGGACCGACGGCGACCGCGCAGCGGTCCTCGCCGACGCCCGCCCAGACCTGGTGCTGAGCCTGGACGAGTGGCCCGGACACGCCGCCGACGAAGGCGAACGGACCGTTCGCGCCGCATGCTCAATGCCCGCCGGCAGCGAGCTCACGCACTTCTACCTGCCCACCACCTCCGGGAGCAGCGGCTCTCCGAAGGTGCTGATCCGGTCGCGGCGGTCGTGGCTTCGCAGCTTCGCCGCGCTCGACCTGCCGTTGGCCGCTCGGGATCGCGTGTTGGTGCCCGGGCCGCTGGGTTCATCGTTGTTCCTCTTCGGCGCGCTGCACGCGCTGCATTCGGGTGCAGAGGTGGAGCTGTTGGACAAGTGGTCCGCGGCCGACGCCGCCGACGCTTCGCAGCGGGCCACCGCCGTCCACCTCGTGCCGGCGATGCTGTCGGCGCTCTTGTCCACTTTGGAGCGCGATCCGGTCTTGCGGGCCGAATGCGGTTTGCGCACAGTGGTTTGCGGTGGGGCGAAGGTCGACGAAGCGTTGGAGGAACGGCTCGACAAGGTACTTCCCGGGTGCGAGCTCGTCGAGTACTACGGGTCGGCGGAGCATTCGCTGATCGCGGTTCGGCGGGGTGGTCCGCTGCGGCCTGTGGTCGACGTGGAAGTGCGCGATCCCGTCGACGGCGTCGGGGAACTGTGGGTGCGCTCCGAGCTGGTCTTCGACGGCTACCTCCGCGGCGGCGAGATCGTGCCAGCGGCGACGGAGGACGGCTGGTCGACGGTCGGCGACCGCGCGGCACTGCACTCCGACGGTTCGCTGGACGTTCTCGGTCGCGCCGGGTCGGCGATCAACACCGGTGCCCGGATCGTCGGCGCGGAGGAGGTCGAGTCGGTGCTGCGCGGCGCCGAAGGCGTGTTTGACGTGCTGGTTTGCGCAACCCCGCATCCGAGGTTCGGCGAGCTCGTCACGGCGGTCGTCGAGATCGACCCGGTCGCCCCGCCGTCCCTGCGCGAGCTGCGGGCGAGGGTCCGAGGAGCGCTGGACCCGGCGAAGCGCCCCCGGCGCTGGCTGGCAGTGCACGTGCACGACCTGCCCCGAACGGCGTCCGGCAAACCGGCGCGCGCCGTGATCGCGGAGCGCCTGCGCGCCGGAACCCTTCGCACGGAGGCGTTGTGAACCGGACTCCTGTCGTGATCGCGGCGCGCCGCACTCCGATCGGCGAGGCTGGTGGGCTGCTGCGCCACGTGCCCGTCGACCGGCTCGCCGCGCCCGTGTTGCGCGCTGTTCTCGACGATGCCGGTGTGGACACAGTGGACGATGTGCTGCTCGGCAACGTCCTCGGCCCCGGTGGGAATCCTGCTCGGGTGGCGGCGTTGCGCGCCGGGTTGGGCGAGGCCACACCGGGCATGACGATCGATCGGCAGTGCGCGAGCGGGCTGACCGCGATCACCACCGCTGCGGCGGTGATCCGCGGCGGAGCCGGGGACTGGTTCATCGCCGGCGGTGTCGAGAGCCCGTCGTCCGCGCCGTGGCGGGCATGGCGACCGCGCTCGGCGACCGAACCGCCCCGCTTCTACAGCCGTGCGCCGTTCGCACCGGCCGAGATCGGCGACCCGGACATGGGCTCGGCGGCGGACCTCGTGGCGTCCGAAGCCGGGATTTCGCGGCAACGCCAAGACGTTTTCGCCGCCCGCAGCCACGAACGCGCCATCGCCGCGCAACGAGCGGGGCGCTTCGACGCTGAGCTGGTGCAGATCGGGAGCACCGCAGCGGATGAGCGGCCGCGCGAGGGTTTCACGGCCGAACGCCTGGCCCGTTTCCGGCCCGCGTTCACCCCGGACGGGACCGCGACCGCGGCGAACTCATGCGGGATCAACGACGCGGCGGCCGCCGTGCTGATCACCACCGAGGAGCAGCGCCGCCGGCTCGGCGTTCCGGGGCTGCGGCTGCTGGACTGGCGCACCTCGGGAGTCGATCCGAACCGACTCGGCCTGGGCGCGGTGCCCGCCATGCAGGAGCTGCTCAACCGGCACACCCCGGGAGTCGTCGAGTTCAACGAGGCCTTCGCCGGGCAGACTCTTGCCTGCCTGGACGCCGCGGGCATCGACGAGCAGCTGGTCAGCCCCGACGGCGGCGCCATTGCGCTCGGCCACCCCTGGGGCGCCTCCGGCGCGGTGCTGGTGGTGCGGTTGTTCAGCCGGATGGTGCGGGCGGACGGGCCGCGCATCGGCCTGGCGGCGCTGTCCTCGGGCGGCGGGCTGGGCGTGGCCACGATGTGGGAGCGAGTGGGTTGATCGAGTTCGAGGAAGTCGGGCACAGCTACGACGAACGCACCGTGCTGGACGGGGTGGACCTGCGGCTGGTCGAGCGGCGCGTCGCGTTCGTCGGGGCGAATGGCTCGGGCAAGTCCACCCTGGCTCGGATGATCAACGGCCTGGTGCACCCCAGCCGCGGCCGGGTGCTGGTCGACGGGGTGGATCCGGTGCGCGACGGCCGGGCGGTGCGACGACGCGTGGGGTTCATCTTCACCAACCCGGACAGCCAGATCGTGATGCCCACCGCGGGCGAAGACGTCGCGTTTTCGCTGCGCAGGCAGGGCCTTTCCAAGGCGGAGCGGCAGCGCCGGGCCGCGGAGGTGCTGGCGCAGCACGGGCTGGAGGGCTACGCCGACCACCCGGCGCACCAGCTTTCGGGCGGACAGAAACAACTGCTGGCGCTGTGCTCGATGCTGGTGCTGGAGCCGGACGTGCTGGTCTGCGACGAGCCGACGACGCTGCTCGACCTGCGCAACAAGCGGCACTTCGTCGACGTCCTCGGCGGGCTGCGGCAGCAGGTCGTGCTGGTCACCCACGACCTGGACCTGCTGGACGACTTCGACCGGGTGGTGGTGCTCGACGCGGGCAAGGTTGTCGCCGACGACGAACCGGCCGCGGCCATCCCGTACTACCGGGAGCTGATCAAGTGAGCCCGCTCGGCCTGTACGAACCCGGGAGCAGTCCCCTGCACCGGCTCGGGGCCGGCTGGAAGTTCTTGGCACTGCTGGCTTTCGCAGTGACGACGTTCGTGCTGCACTCGCCGCTCGCGCTGGCCGGGTGCGTGCTCGGCGTCGCGGTCGCGTACCTGGTCGGCCGGATCCCACCGCGCCGCTGCTGGCATGCGGTGCGGTTGCTGATCCCGCTGCTGCTGGTGGTTTTCCTGCTGCAGTGGTGGATGCTCGGCCTCGACAGCGCCGCGGTGGTGTGCCTGCGGCTGCTCGGCGCGCTCGCCGCCGCGAACCTCTTCACCCTGACCACCAGGGTCGACGACCTGGTCACCGCCGTGGAGCGCGGGCTGGGCCCGCTGCGGCGCTTCGGCGTCCGGCCGGAACGGATCGGTCTGCTGGTGGGCCTGACGCTCCAAGCGGTGGCGGCGCTCTCGACGATCGCGACGCAGGTGCGCGAAGCGCAACGAGCCCGAAACGCGGAGCGCTCCTTCCCGGCCTTCGCGGTGCCGTTCCTGGTCCGCACCCTGCGCCACTCCGACGAACTCGGCGAAGCCCTCGCGGCCCGCGGCGTCGGCGACGACTGACTTCGTTCGGCTACCCGGTCAGCACAGGACCCGTGAGTACTTTTGGGCGCTATGCCCGGATCCACCGAGTTGGTTTTGGCGTGGGTTGTTGATCAAGGTCTTGGGGGTGTTGATCGATAATGCTGGTGGTGGGTGTGCGGAGTCCGCCGGCCTGGTGGTCCGGCTTATCCACTGTGGTCTCCGGTCGGCGCCCGTAGGCGGGTGTGGTCAGGGGCAGGCCCCGGCTGGCGGGGGGTGGGTTGCGGTGAACAGGCTGGTGAAGGCCTGTTTCCAGTGCCAGTCGGCCGGGAGGTGCAGCACGATGCGGCGGGCGGAGCGGGCGATACGGGCCGGGATCGTGATGAGGTGCCGCCGCAGGGTGGTGGTGCGGGCTTTGGCGTGGAACTGCGACGCGAGACTGCCTGCGGCACGCATCAGGTTGTGGGTCAGCGCGGCCAGGGACAGCCAGGCGCCGTTGGCGGCGAGCTGCCCGGAGGGCAGGTGGGCCGCGGCGGAGTCGTTGAGGTCGGCGAAGACTTGCTCGATCGTCCCGGCGCGGCCGCGGTGCTCGGCCTCGGCGGTGAGCAGCTCGTGCGGGGAGTCGGTGAAGATCGCGTGATAAAGCCAGACCGGGAACAACTCGCCGGTGGCATCGGTGGTGGTGATCCGGGTGCGGCGCACGATCAGCCGGGCGGTGACCGCACGGCCGGGATTCTGGGTGACGTTGGTGAACGCCTCCAGTGTCGTTTCGGCGATCTCGCCCTCATAGATCCACTGCTTGGCGCGGTCGTCGAAGACCGGCCGGTTGAAACGCACGGTCTGCCATGTGTTCTCGTCGATCCCGGCGATCGCGGCCTTCACAGTCGCGGTGTGTTTGGCGGTGACCGAGAAATACGCCCCGGCTTTGCGGATCGCGGCGATGACCGGGCCGGTGAAAAACGCCGAATCACCCCGCACCACGATCGTCCCCGTCGCACCACACGCCCGGGCCGTCTTGATCGCCGAGGTGATCAGTGACGCCGCGCCGCGGGCGGAATTGGCGTTACCACCCCGCATCCGGGTCGCCGCCACCACCGGCGCCGTACCGGGGGTGGAGATCGTGGCCATCAGATAGTTCAGGCCCCGCACCTTCGTATACCCATACGCCGAGCCCTGCTTCCCCGCCCCGTAGACCTCTTTGATCTTCGAGTCGATATCGACGAACACCAGCTCATCGGCCCCCGGCAACAACCCGCACCGCCCGGCCAGGCGTTCCAGCACGATCCGGCCCAGCTTCTCCAGCTGCGCCACATGCCCATAGGTGAACCCACGCAGAAACGTGCCCAGCGTCGACGGCGCCCGGATCCCGTCGAACAACCGCGACATGCCACCGTGGCGGATCACACCCAGATCCTCGAACGAGTCCGCACCACAGGCCATCCCCGCCACGATCGAGGACACCTTCACACCCGGATTCGCCCCCGCCGACCCCACATCCGGCGACAATTTCACCGTCTGCTCAGCCAGATCAGCCACCCCGACCTGCTCGGCCAGCCGCAACACCGGCACCAATCCCGCACACGACACGAGATTCGGATCATCGAACCTCACCGACACCGCGCCGACACTATGCGATGCTTGCATCCAGCAGATGCCCTCTCATCCAGGAACCGATTGTCTCTCTTGCAAGAACAATCATCCCAGGCCAGAGGGCATCTGCCCCACCACGACACGACCCCCGCCTGCACAAACTTTCACCACAACACCGGTGGATCCGGGCTATGGCACCACAAAACGCTCACGGGTCCTGTGCTGAGCTGCTGGATCTTGCTCAGCGGACGCCTACTGGACGCGGCGAAGCCGGGACTTTAGGCCCTGGTATCGATCCCGCCGCAGTGGCCAAATTGATGGTTACCGGGGAAACCCGGCGACCGGCCCGAGGATGCAGTGGCCTTGACGACCAATCAGGCCGCCAGAGACCTAGCAATCGAAAGATTGCAAAACATTCTCGGGCCCGGCCTATGTCTGCGCCCGTTCTCGGCCCGCCTCCCAGTTCCCGCTGCTCCGCGGTCGTGAGCATTTTTGGGCTGCTGTAGAGGCTGCTTTGGAAGTGATCGTCCAAGTTGCGGTAGGGCGGGCTTTTGAAGCGGCGCAGCCGCTTAGCCCACCCCGCCGCTCGCACCAGCTCGCACCGCCGCGGGTTCTCAGACGTCTTCTGGCTACGACGGCCCCGAGGCGGCGTATTGGTCCATGAGTCGGCCCGGAGACCAGACGGCGACTGAGGTTCCGCCGCGCACGACGAGTTCGGAAACAGCCGCTACAGCGACCCGAAGCAACTCCCGACCAGCTGCCTGCGGCCACGGCCACGGCCACGGCCACGGCCACGGCCACGGCCACGGCCACGGCCAGGGTCAGCGCCACTGCGCCAGGACCGTGACGGTGCCCGGGTCAACCTCGGTGAAACCGGCGTCGCGGACCATCGCCACCCGTGCCTGCCGCCAAGCCGTTTCCGGATCGTCGCGCGGGTGCAGGCACGCCCAGGTCGCCGCGTCAGCCTGCCGCACCGAGCAGCGGAACCCGTCGGCCGCCCAACCCTCCAGCTCGGCGTCCAGGCCCGCCCCGTGCAGCTGCGCCGCCAGGATCATCGTCGCGTGCCCGACCTGCGCCGCGGACTTCCCGGCGCTCATCGGCACATCGGGGTTCAGCCACAGCGTCGGGGCATCCGGTGCCGGCTCTCCCGGCTCGTCGGCGGCCAACTCGCTGCCGGAGATCTGCAACCGGCTGAGCTCCTTGGGCATGTCCGCCACGCGCATCGGCAGGAACGCCCGCACCTCGGCGTTGCCCACCCGAACGGTGTGCCCGGGCAACGACTGGACCGCTTCCCAGTGCGCGCCGCGCGCCCGCCGCGCCACCTTGCGGATGCGCCCGGAGATCCAGGTGTGCATCGCCTCGTGCCACTCACCGCCCGGCTTGCAGCGCTCGTCAAGGCACACCGCGATCGCCGCCGCCGCGGCCGCTTCCAGCAGCGCCGTGCGGTCCGGCGGCTCGCGGCGCTCGATCCTCAGCACCATCGGCATCAGGACCACGTTCTCCGGGTCCTCGTCCGAGGTGTCCGCAGTGGTCTCCCCCGGCAGCGCCAGCCACGAGGCGTACCGGGCGATCAGCGGGTCGAGGACGGCGAGGGCGGCGGAATCAGGCACACCACGATTATCCGGTTCCTGGCCACCGATATTCCGCCCCACCGCGGACGTCACACGTCCAGCGGTACCCGCCGCAGCACACCGTCCTCGGCGTCCGCCGTCTCGATCTCGGCACGCGTCACGCCGAGCACGAACAGCACGGTGTCCAGGAACGGGTACGACAGCGCGGTGTCGGCGACCTCCCGCAGCGCGGGCTTGGCGTTGAACGCCACCCCGAGCCCGGCGGCCGTGAGCATGTCGATGTCGTTGGCCCCGTCGCCGACCGCGACGCACTGCGCCGCCGGCACCCCGAACAACTCGGCGAACCGCCGCAGCGCCTTGGCCTTGCCGGGGCGGTCCACGATCTCCCCGACGACCCGGCCGGTCAGCTTGCCGTCCACGATCTCCAGCTCGTTCGCGGCGCTGAAGTCCAGCCCGAGCTCGTCCACCAGCTGGTCGATGATCTGGGTGAACCCACCGGAGACGACGCCCGTGTGGAAGCCCAGGCGGCGCAGCGTGCGGATGGTGGTCCGGGCGCCGGGGGTGAGTTCGAGCTCCGAGGCGACGTCGTCGAGCACCGAGGCGGGTAGGCCCTCCAGCACGGCGACCCGCTGCCGCAGCGACTCGGCGAAGTCCAGCTCGCCGCGCATGGCCCGCTCGGTGACCTCGCGGACCTCCTGCTCGCAGCCGGCCCGCGCGGCCAGCATCTCGATGACCTCGCCC
This genomic interval carries:
- a CDS encoding biotin transporter BioY translates to MSAPRQAAPAANLARTVVFAAFIAVLGIFPGFYLGGAAVPVVLQNAGPLLAGSILGARRGSAATLLFLALVAIGLPLLSGGRGGIAPFIGPSGGFVVGWVAAAVVVGLIVQRSLPKPGLFVLLAANVAGVAVDYLIGIPYWGLVIGDLRTAALQSLVFLPGDAVKLVAVSLVAIAVHRAVPATLTGSARRATAEG
- a CDS encoding class I adenylate-forming enzyme family protein, with amino-acid sequence MLPILGRSPASRVSHAGTALDPQELLARATRAAQLLPPGSRVAFDGGNALTRLIHFLGADLAGCATLLLEPAWTDGDRAAVLADARPDLVLSLDEWPGHAADEGERTVRAACSMPAGSELTHFYLPTTSGSSGSPKVLIRSRRSWLRSFAALDLPLAARDRVLVPGPLGSSLFLFGALHALHSGAEVELLDKWSAADAADASQRATAVHLVPAMLSALLSTLERDPVLRAECGLRTVVCGGAKVDEALEERLDKVLPGCELVEYYGSAEHSLIAVRRGGPLRPVVDVEVRDPVDGVGELWVRSELVFDGYLRGGEIVPAATEDGWSTVGDRAALHSDGSLDVLGRAGSAINTGARIVGAEEVESVLRGAEGVFDVLVCATPHPRFGELVTAVVEIDPVAPPSLRELRARVRGALDPAKRPRRWLAVHVHDLPRTASGKPARAVIAERLRAGTLRTEAL
- a CDS encoding thiolase family protein, which codes for MNRTPVVIAARRTPIGEAGGLLRHVPVDRLAAPVLRAVLDDAGVDTVDDVLLGNVLGPGGNPARVAALRAGLGEATPGMTIDRQCASGLTAITTAAAVIRGGAGDWFIAGGVESPSSAPWRAWRPRSATEPPRFYSRAPFAPAEIGDPDMGSAADLVASEAGISRQRQDVFAARSHERAIAAQRAGRFDAELVQIGSTAADERPREGFTAERLARFRPAFTPDGTATAANSCGINDAAAAVLITTEEQRRRLGVPGLRLLDWRTSGVDPNRLGLGAVPAMQELLNRHTPGVVEFNEAFAGQTLACLDAAGIDEQLVSPDGGAIALGHPWGASGAVLVVRLFSRMVRADGPRIGLAALSSGGGLGVATMWERVG
- a CDS encoding energy-coupling factor ABC transporter ATP-binding protein encodes the protein MIEFEEVGHSYDERTVLDGVDLRLVERRVAFVGANGSGKSTLARMINGLVHPSRGRVLVDGVDPVRDGRAVRRRVGFIFTNPDSQIVMPTAGEDVAFSLRRQGLSKAERQRRAAEVLAQHGLEGYADHPAHQLSGGQKQLLALCSMLVLEPDVLVCDEPTTLLDLRNKRHFVDVLGGLRQQVVLVTHDLDLLDDFDRVVVLDAGKVVADDEPAAAIPYYRELIK
- a CDS encoding energy-coupling factor transporter transmembrane component T family protein, giving the protein MSPLGLYEPGSSPLHRLGAGWKFLALLAFAVTTFVLHSPLALAGCVLGVAVAYLVGRIPPRRCWHAVRLLIPLLLVVFLLQWWMLGLDSAAVVCLRLLGALAAANLFTLTTRVDDLVTAVERGLGPLRRFGVRPERIGLLVGLTLQAVAALSTIATQVREAQRARNAERSFPAFAVPFLVRTLRHSDELGEALAARGVGDD
- a CDS encoding IS1380 family transposase → MQASHSVGAVSVRFDDPNLVSCAGLVPVLRLAEQVGVADLAEQTVKLSPDVGSAGANPGVKVSSIVAGMACGADSFEDLGVIRHGGMSRLFDGIRAPSTLGTFLRGFTYGHVAQLEKLGRIVLERLAGRCGLLPGADELVFVDIDSKIKEVYGAGKQGSAYGYTKVRGLNYLMATISTPGTAPVVAATRMRGGNANSARGAASLITSAIKTARACGATGTIVVRGDSAFFTGPVIAAIRKAGAYFSVTAKHTATVKAAIAGIDENTWQTVRFNRPVFDDRAKQWIYEGEIAETTLEAFTNVTQNPGRAVTARLIVRRTRITTTDATGELFPVWLYHAIFTDSPHELLTAEAEHRGRAGTIEQVFADLNDSAAAHLPSGQLAANGAWLSLAALTHNLMRAAGSLASQFHAKARTTTLRRHLITIPARIARSARRIVLHLPADWHWKQAFTSLFTATHPPPAGACP
- a CDS encoding peptidyl-tRNA hydrolase — protein: MPDSAALAVLDPLIARYASWLALPGETTADTSDEDPENVVLMPMVLRIERREPPDRTALLEAAAAAAIAVCLDERCKPGGEWHEAMHTWISGRIRKVARRARGAHWEAVQSLPGHTVRVGNAEVRAFLPMRVADMPKELSRLQISGSELAADEPGEPAPDAPTLWLNPDVPMSAGKSAAQVGHATMILAAQLHGAGLDAELEGWAADGFRCSVRQADAATWACLHPRDDPETAWRQARVAMVRDAGFTEVDPGTVTVLAQWR
- the serB gene encoding phosphoserine phosphatase SerB, which encodes MNATTVLITVTGKDKPGVTSVLFAALTRHGVDIVDVEQVVIRGRLVLGVLVSTERDPEQLQEAVEQAMATVGMTVDVAIGTEDGGAAKLGSTHVVVVLGQPVTARSFSEVARGLAEIGVNIDSIRRVADYPVTGLELQVSVPDNGEGSDDALTSAMADLAARIGVDLAVERTGLARRAKRLVVFDVDSTLIQGEVIEMLAARAGCEQEVREVTERAMRGELDFAESLRQRVAVLEGLPASVLDDVASELELTPGARTTIRTLRRLGFHTGVVSGGFTQIIDQLVDELGLDFSAANELEIVDGKLTGRVVGEIVDRPGKAKALRRFAELFGVPAAQCVAVGDGANDIDMLTAAGLGVAFNAKPALREVADTALSYPFLDTVLFVLGVTRAEIETADAEDGVLRRVPLDV